The proteins below are encoded in one region of Methylophilales bacterium:
- a CDS encoding segregation/condensation protein A: MSESINNEIGAKLYGEDIAQLPLDLYIPPEALEVYLESFEGPLDLLLYLIRKDNIDVLDIPMANLTSQYINYVEQMKKINIELAADYLLMSAMLIEIKSRLLLPKPENLEEEDDPRADLVRKLIEYEQMKSAAEELNDMPQVGRDTLVANAYFETKVSKLPPEVNVDDLYSAWVNVIKRAKQFEQHKIAKSELSVREHMTSILRSLKENSLLEFSHFFNEEKDPIPKLVVCFLAILELSKERLIKINQQEPCSPLYIQLEET, encoded by the coding sequence ATGTCAGAATCAATTAATAATGAGATTGGTGCGAAATTGTATGGCGAGGACATCGCACAACTCCCCTTAGATCTTTACATTCCCCCCGAAGCGCTTGAAGTTTATTTGGAGTCTTTTGAGGGGCCTTTAGATCTTCTTTTATATTTGATTAGAAAAGATAACATCGACGTTCTTGATATTCCTATGGCTAACTTGACCAGTCAATACATTAATTACGTTGAGCAGATGAAGAAAATAAATATCGAGCTTGCAGCAGATTACTTGTTAATGTCGGCAATGCTCATTGAAATTAAATCTAGGTTACTACTGCCCAAACCAGAAAACTTAGAGGAGGAGGATGACCCTAGGGCGGACTTGGTTAGAAAGCTAATTGAATATGAGCAGATGAAATCAGCAGCTGAAGAGCTCAATGATATGCCACAAGTCGGTAGGGATACATTGGTTGCTAATGCTTATTTTGAAACAAAAGTAAGTAAACTTCCGCCCGAAGTAAATGTAGATGATCTTTACAGTGCCTGGGTAAATGTAATAAAAAGAGCAAAGCAGTTTGAGCAACATAAAATTGCTAAATCAGAGTTATCAGTTAGAGAGCATATGACTTCCATATTAAGATCCCTCAAAGAAAATAGCCTACTAGAATTTTCACATTTTTTTAACGAGGAGAAAGATCCGATTCCAAAGTTAGTAGTCTGTTTTTTAGCAATACTCGAGTTATCAAAAGAGCGATTAATAAAAATTAATCAACAAGAACCCTGCTCCCCTCTTTATATACAGCTTGAGGAGACTTAA
- a CDS encoding potassium transporter Kup, producing MDKKNNQDSKFLVLCLGALGVVFGDIGTSPLYAIKEIFAINNNILTLTNSNMLGILSLIFWSLISIVSIKYILFIMRANNNGEGGIMALLSLATRNAKTKRKKLIIISIGMLGAAMFYADAMITPAISVISAIEGIELITPAFSEYIVPITLIIIFGLFWTQSKGTGAVGFMFGPVMLVWFLVLTMLGIYNIIQEPSVLLALNPVYAFNFFSSQFSIAFITLGAVVLCVTGVESLYADMGHFGRNPIKVTWFSFVFPALTINYFGQGALILSDPSTIKNPFYLMAPEWMTLPLVIMATVATIIASQACITGAFSVSRQALQLGFIPRMRIDHTSEDQQGQIYLPRVNWMLMIGVMSVVAIFQSSSALANAYGIAITLDMIIATILAGFVMHEIWKWKWRYTLAFLAIFLTIDVIFFLSNIIKVPSGGWFPLLVGIIFVFLISTWKKGRKILFKKTKNETMEIDYFFKEMKKNIKARVDGTAVFLTPNPDGVPHSLLHNLKHNKVLHKRVILLSVKFKGYPHADKKNIISIKKLPNNFYKVILNYGYKDLTKIPQDLARNLKGTITLDPMDTSYFVGKESLVIRSGKEMNFFRKTIFSYQFRTSENITNQFNLPVNRVVELGSKVVF from the coding sequence ATGGATAAAAAAAATAATCAGGATTCAAAGTTCTTAGTCCTTTGTTTGGGTGCCCTTGGGGTTGTGTTTGGGGATATTGGAACAAGCCCACTCTACGCAATAAAAGAAATATTTGCGATAAATAACAATATATTAACGCTCACCAATTCCAATATGCTCGGCATTTTGTCACTTATCTTTTGGTCTTTAATTTCAATCGTTTCTATTAAATATATTCTCTTCATTATGCGAGCAAATAATAATGGAGAAGGCGGTATTATGGCGTTGCTCTCCCTTGCCACTCGAAATGCAAAAACCAAAAGAAAAAAATTGATAATCATCTCTATCGGGATGCTGGGTGCCGCCATGTTTTATGCAGATGCCATGATCACTCCGGCAATATCAGTCATTTCTGCAATAGAAGGTATCGAACTAATAACGCCCGCTTTTAGTGAGTATATTGTGCCCATCACGCTCATTATTATCTTTGGATTATTTTGGACGCAGAGTAAAGGCACGGGTGCGGTAGGTTTTATGTTTGGGCCAGTTATGCTTGTATGGTTTTTAGTATTAACGATGCTTGGTATCTATAACATTATTCAAGAGCCATCCGTATTGTTAGCTCTCAACCCAGTGTATGCCTTCAACTTTTTTTCATCACAATTTTCTATAGCATTCATAACGCTTGGCGCGGTCGTATTATGTGTTACCGGGGTAGAGTCTCTTTACGCTGACATGGGACATTTTGGAAGGAATCCAATCAAGGTAACATGGTTCAGCTTTGTATTTCCGGCCTTAACTATCAATTACTTTGGTCAGGGTGCGCTGATCTTAAGTGATCCAAGTACAATAAAGAACCCTTTCTATCTGATGGCACCAGAATGGATGACACTCCCACTCGTCATTATGGCAACAGTTGCCACAATTATTGCTTCTCAGGCATGTATTACCGGAGCATTTTCTGTCTCGAGGCAAGCATTGCAGCTTGGCTTTATCCCGCGAATGAGAATTGACCACACCTCTGAAGATCAACAAGGTCAAATTTATTTACCAAGGGTAAATTGGATGTTGATGATTGGAGTTATGAGTGTGGTAGCGATATTTCAAAGTTCAAGTGCTCTTGCAAATGCCTACGGAATTGCGATTACCCTTGATATGATAATAGCCACTATCCTTGCAGGCTTTGTGATGCACGAAATATGGAAATGGAAATGGAGATATACGCTGGCCTTCCTAGCTATCTTTTTAACAATAGATGTTATTTTCTTCTTATCAAATATTATTAAAGTACCATCTGGTGGATGGTTCCCGCTTTTAGTTGGGATTATTTTTGTCTTTCTAATTTCAACTTGGAAAAAAGGTAGAAAAATTTTATTTAAAAAAACTAAGAATGAAACTATGGAGATTGATTATTTTTTTAAAGAAATGAAAAAAAATATAAAAGCACGGGTCGATGGCACCGCAGTTTTCTTGACCCCGAACCCTGATGGCGTTCCACACTCATTACTTCATAATTTAAAGCACAATAAAGTCCTTCATAAGCGAGTCATCTTATTATCAGTGAAATTTAAGGGCTACCCTCATGCAGATAAAAAAAATATTATTTCTATAAAGAAACTCCCTAATAATTTTTATAAAGTTATTCTTAATTACGGCTATAAAGACCTTACAAAAATACCGCAGGACTTGGCAAGAAATCTTAAAGGAACCATTACCTTAGACCCAATGGATACCTCATATTTTGTGGGTAAAGAGAGTCTAGTTATTAGATCAGGCAAAGAGATGAATTTCTTTAGAAAAACTATTTTCTCTTACCAGTTTAGGACGTCAGAAAATATCACTAATCAATTTAACTTACCAGTTAATAGAGTCGTTGAGCTAGGGAGTAAGGTTGTCTTTTAA
- the dapE gene encoding succinyl-diaminopimelate desuccinylase produces the protein MSETLNIAKELISKKSITPEDAGCQDFMIQRLKKLGFEIENMPHGDVKNFYAKKGTNSPLIVFAGHTDVVPPGPLEKWVSPPFEPTIKDNTLYGRGAADMKTSLAAFIVSIEEFVLENPGHKGAIGLLITSDEEGVATDGTVKVIEALQERQEKIDFCIVGEPTSSIKFGDTVKNGRRGSLSAKLNVKGIQGHIAYPELIKNPIHAVAPAIDDLVNTVWDDGNEYFPKTSWQISNINGGTGATNVVPGNVEILFNFRYSSSTTADLLKQRVESILNQHDLEFELDWQHSGQPYLTERGMLVDIISSSVSEVCGFKPNISTTGGTSDGRFIAKLCDQVVEFGPINESIHKINEHVDINTIDKLKDIYKLTLKKALT, from the coding sequence ATGAGTGAAACACTTAATATTGCCAAAGAGCTAATCTCAAAAAAATCAATCACGCCTGAAGATGCCGGATGTCAGGACTTTATGATTCAAAGACTTAAGAAATTAGGATTTGAAATTGAAAATATGCCCCACGGCGATGTAAAAAACTTTTATGCAAAAAAAGGTACAAACAGCCCACTTATTGTTTTTGCTGGACATACTGATGTTGTTCCTCCCGGACCTTTGGAAAAGTGGGTATCGCCTCCTTTTGAGCCAACAATTAAAGATAATACACTATACGGAAGAGGTGCAGCCGATATGAAAACTTCGTTAGCAGCATTTATTGTGAGTATAGAAGAATTTGTATTAGAGAACCCAGGCCATAAAGGAGCTATCGGATTATTAATTACCTCCGATGAGGAAGGGGTTGCTACTGACGGCACAGTTAAAGTAATTGAAGCCCTTCAAGAAAGGCAAGAGAAAATAGATTTTTGTATCGTAGGAGAGCCGACCTCCTCAATTAAATTTGGTGATACAGTTAAAAATGGAAGAAGGGGGTCTCTATCAGCAAAGTTAAATGTGAAAGGGATTCAGGGTCATATTGCGTATCCAGAATTAATTAAAAACCCTATTCACGCAGTTGCCCCTGCAATTGATGACTTAGTGAATACTGTTTGGGATGATGGGAATGAGTATTTTCCTAAAACATCTTGGCAAATTTCAAATATCAATGGGGGTACAGGTGCAACAAATGTTGTACCAGGGAATGTTGAGATATTATTTAACTTTCGGTACTCCTCATCAACAACCGCTGATTTATTGAAACAAAGGGTTGAGTCTATTCTTAATCAACACGACTTAGAATTTGAATTAGATTGGCAACATTCTGGCCAACCATATCTTACAGAGAGAGGTATGCTTGTGGATATAATATCCTCATCAGTCAGTGAGGTATGTGGTTTTAAACCTAATATTTCAACAACAGGGGGCACGTCCGATGGGAGGTTTATTGCAAAACTTTGTGATCAAGTTGTAGAATTTGGCCCAATCAATGAATCCATACATAAAATTAATGAGCACGTCGATATCAATACCATTGATAAACTCAAAGATATTTACAAACTAACATTAAAGAAGGCACTAACCTAA
- the scpB gene encoding SMC-Scp complex subunit ScpB, translating to MAEDNQIKKVIEVALLTNNQPLSIDDLQKMFDKNIERSTVRMLLDEIKQDWQDKSLELIQVAHGYRFQSKLEYSEFLKKLNPDRVPKYSRAVLEVLAIIAYRQPVTRGDIEKIRGVSLNPNSLKQLIEREWVDIIGQKEVPGRPSLYATTKHFLDDFGLKTLAQLPEFKDLEQSPLNQTVDNEPPKPGVQEVSALKEEE from the coding sequence ATGGCAGAAGATAATCAAATAAAAAAGGTTATTGAGGTTGCATTGTTGACGAACAATCAACCCTTATCTATTGATGATCTTCAGAAAATGTTTGATAAAAATATTGAGCGCTCAACAGTGAGAATGTTGCTTGATGAGATTAAGCAGGATTGGCAAGATAAGTCTCTAGAATTAATTCAAGTAGCGCATGGATATCGATTTCAATCAAAATTAGAGTATTCAGAATTCTTAAAAAAACTTAACCCAGATAGAGTGCCTAAGTATTCTAGGGCAGTATTGGAAGTGTTAGCTATCATTGCCTACCGCCAGCCTGTAACGCGAGGTGATATTGAAAAAATAAGAGGGGTTTCATTAAATCCAAACTCTCTTAAGCAACTAATTGAGAGGGAGTGGGTAGATATCATTGGTCAAAAAGAAGTTCCTGGAAGACCTTCACTTTATGCCACGACAAAACACTTTCTTGATGATTTTGGTTTAAAGACACTAGCACAACTTCCAGAATTTAAAGACTTGGAACAATCTCCTTTGAATCAAACTGTTGATAATGAACCACCGAAGCCTGGCGTTCAAGAAGTAAGTGCCCTTAAAGAAGAAGAGTAA
- the xseA gene encoding exodeoxyribonuclease VII large subunit, producing MNTPIINDFISDEPKIFSVSEINRLVKKVLTDSFDSVWIKGEISNFTKASSGHWYFTIKDNTSQVRCTMFRGKNNFVNWDVKDGDLVEIHCDISLYEARGEYQLNVNKIQKSGLGELFEAFQLLKTKLEKEGLFDEKNKKSIPDSIKTIGVISSESGAVIKDIISTINRRNRYINIIIYPTQVQGPASIENIISAIQSANIRNEVDVLIIARGGGSIEDLWSFNDEKVVRAIASSNIATISAVGHETDFTIADFIADLRAPTPTAAAEIVSSELSLFFENLASFQQDLFQIMQNKFHEIHQIIDQYEKRLLSPQEKIKTQNILIENLSKRIQTSMLRYLEMYQNKVESLEQSLILLNPDEILSRGYAIAFSENNKAITNVEDISLNDKIKIKLHHGLVNTSVTDKTNG from the coding sequence TTGAATACTCCTATCATAAACGACTTTATTTCTGATGAACCAAAAATTTTCTCAGTCTCTGAAATCAATCGACTTGTAAAAAAAGTTTTAACAGATAGTTTTGATTCGGTCTGGATTAAAGGCGAAATATCAAATTTTACTAAGGCCAGCTCGGGGCATTGGTACTTCACAATCAAGGACAATACCTCCCAAGTCAGGTGTACTATGTTTAGAGGTAAAAATAATTTTGTTAATTGGGATGTAAAGGATGGAGATCTTGTTGAAATACACTGTGATATAAGCCTCTATGAAGCTAGAGGTGAGTACCAATTAAATGTAAATAAAATTCAAAAATCTGGCCTGGGTGAACTATTCGAAGCCTTTCAACTATTAAAAACAAAATTAGAAAAAGAAGGTTTGTTTGATGAAAAAAATAAAAAAAGTATCCCTGACTCTATAAAAACAATTGGGGTCATTTCATCAGAAAGTGGTGCTGTGATTAAAGATATTATAAGTACAATTAACAGGCGAAATAGATATATCAATATCATCATCTACCCCACACAAGTTCAAGGGCCTGCATCCATAGAGAATATTATCAGTGCCATTCAATCTGCAAATATAAGAAACGAGGTCGATGTATTAATTATTGCTCGCGGTGGTGGTTCAATTGAAGACCTATGGTCCTTTAATGATGAAAAAGTTGTTAGAGCAATAGCCTCATCAAACATAGCGACAATTTCTGCTGTTGGACATGAAACAGATTTCACGATAGCTGATTTTATTGCTGATTTAAGAGCTCCAACCCCAACAGCCGCTGCAGAGATAGTCAGTAGTGAGTTATCCTTATTTTTTGAAAATCTTGCCTCTTTTCAACAAGATCTTTTCCAAATTATGCAGAATAAATTCCATGAGATACATCAGATAATTGACCAATATGAAAAAAGATTACTGTCCCCACAGGAAAAAATCAAAACTCAAAATATACTCATTGAAAACTTATCAAAAAGAATTCAAACTTCAATGCTAAGGTATCTAGAGATGTATCAAAATAAAGTTGAATCATTGGAACAAAGCTTAATCCTACTAAATCCTGATGAGATATTATCAAGAGGATACGCTATAGCGTTCAGTGAAAATAATAAGGCTATTACGAATGTGGAGGATATTTCTTTGAATGATAAGATCAAAATTAAGTTACATCACGGTCTAGTTAATACTTCAGTAACTGATAAAACAAATGGATAA
- the dapD gene encoding 2,3,4,5-tetrahydropyridine-2,6-dicarboxylate N-succinyltransferase: MTNNQTIIEAAFEERSKITPDNVSADIKDAINQTIDGLNDGSLRVASRIKDSQNWETHQWIKKAVLLSFRIKENEVMDGNYTKFFDKVDSKFNGFAEKDFKNGGYRVVPNANVRKGSFIGKNVVLMPSYVNIGAYVDEGTMVDTWATVGSCAQIGKNVHLSGGVGIGGVLEPVQAGPTIIGDNCFIGARSEVVEGVVVEDNVVISMGVYIGQSTKIYDRETGEVSFGRVPQGSVVVSGNLPSKDGSYSLYCAVIVKKVDEKTLGKVGINELLRGI; the protein is encoded by the coding sequence ATGACAAATAATCAAACAATAATAGAAGCAGCTTTTGAGGAAAGATCAAAAATAACACCCGATAATGTGTCGGCAGATATAAAAGATGCAATTAACCAAACAATCGATGGGCTAAATGACGGCTCACTAAGGGTAGCATCAAGAATAAAAGATTCACAAAACTGGGAAACACACCAATGGATAAAAAAGGCTGTTCTATTATCATTTAGAATTAAGGAAAATGAAGTGATGGATGGAAATTACACTAAATTTTTCGACAAGGTCGATTCAAAGTTTAATGGATTTGCTGAAAAAGATTTTAAAAATGGTGGTTATAGAGTTGTGCCTAATGCCAATGTAAGAAAAGGAAGTTTTATAGGTAAAAATGTTGTTCTGATGCCCTCTTATGTAAATATAGGCGCATACGTTGATGAAGGAACGATGGTAGATACATGGGCAACAGTTGGCTCGTGCGCACAAATTGGTAAAAATGTTCATCTATCTGGAGGTGTTGGTATTGGAGGTGTCTTAGAGCCCGTCCAAGCAGGACCAACCATCATCGGAGATAACTGTTTTATTGGTGCTCGTTCTGAAGTTGTAGAGGGTGTTGTCGTTGAGGATAACGTCGTCATATCAATGGGTGTGTATATTGGTCAATCAACAAAAATATATGATCGAGAGACTGGGGAAGTTTCGTTTGGAAGAGTCCCACAGGGTTCAGTAGTGGTTTCTGGAAACCTTCCATCAAAAGACGGGTCCTACAGCTTATATTGTGCAGTAATTGTAAAGAAAGTTGATGAAAAAACACTAGGTAAAGTTGGTATCAACGAGTTACTCAGAGGGATTTAA
- a CDS encoding M48 family metallopeptidase, with product MKYKRNIYIAFTILTIFFGCTSTTKKSDSDVDRIQLMILPEYMAMNMSQSGYTEILDNANKDGILNTDTIQVERVREISYNLINQTYIFREDAQDWNWEINVIDSELINAFCMPGGKIVVYSGLINKLDATDDELAAVIGHEIAHALREHGRERMSSALVQQVGILGFAIFLSNQDGSFISKQAILQGVALGTTLFFALPNSREQEREADDMGLELTALAGYNPMAAVSLWRKMDAQSESQPPEFLSTHPSNENRIQDLQIEAKKYEKLYKENKIN from the coding sequence ATGAAATATAAAAGAAATATTTATATTGCATTCACTATTTTAACGATTTTCTTTGGCTGCACTTCGACAACAAAGAAATCTGATTCAGACGTAGATCGAATTCAATTGATGATTCTTCCTGAATACATGGCTATGAATATGTCCCAGAGTGGTTACACTGAGATTCTTGATAATGCAAATAAGGATGGTATTTTAAATACAGATACCATACAAGTCGAAAGAGTAAGGGAGATATCATATAACTTAATAAACCAAACATATATTTTTAGAGAAGACGCCCAGGATTGGAATTGGGAAATCAATGTTATTGATAGCGAGTTAATTAATGCCTTTTGCATGCCAGGTGGAAAAATAGTAGTTTACTCAGGCCTTATCAATAAATTAGATGCAACTGATGATGAGCTCGCTGCCGTTATTGGTCATGAGATAGCACATGCACTAAGAGAGCATGGAAGAGAAAGAATGTCATCTGCACTAGTCCAACAAGTAGGAATCTTAGGGTTTGCGATATTTCTTAGCAATCAAGATGGGAGCTTTATTTCTAAGCAAGCCATCCTTCAGGGGGTGGCTTTGGGAACCACATTATTTTTTGCCCTACCTAATAGCAGAGAACAGGAAAGAGAGGCTGATGATATGGGTCTTGAGTTAACCGCTCTTGCAGGTTACAACCCAATGGCAGCGGTCAGCCTATGGCGAAAAATGGATGCACAATCTGAATCTCAGCCCCCTGAATTTTTAAGTACCCATCCGTCGAATGAAAATAGAATTCAAGACCTCCAGATTGAGGCAAAAAAATATGAAAAGCTTTATAAGGAAAACAAAATTAATTAA
- the cysM gene encoding cysteine synthase CysM, whose amino-acid sequence MKNTLEATIGNTPLAKIKRLSDIKGGEIYLKLEGNNPAGSVKDRPAFFMINEAELSGKIKPGDTLIEATSGNTGIALAMVAAMRGYKMVLIMPENQSIERRQTMKAFGAEIILTSQEGSMELARDTALGMQKKGMGIVLDQFGNTNNPKAHYEGTGPEIWRDTNKKVTHFISSMGTTGTIVGTSKFLKEKNKNIQIIGVQPEEGAQIPGIRKWPKEYLPSIFSDDNIDEIVNVSQKNAEDTARNLAKKEGIFSGASTGGALFVALQIAKKNPNSHIVSIACDRGDRYLSTGIFPK is encoded by the coding sequence ATGAAAAATACACTTGAAGCAACAATTGGAAATACACCTCTTGCAAAAATCAAAAGACTGAGTGATATAAAAGGTGGCGAGATATATCTTAAGCTAGAGGGCAATAACCCTGCAGGCTCAGTTAAAGATAGACCTGCTTTTTTTATGATCAATGAAGCTGAATTGTCTGGAAAAATTAAGCCGGGGGATACACTGATTGAAGCAACATCTGGTAATACGGGTATTGCGCTAGCGATGGTGGCGGCCATGAGAGGATATAAAATGGTACTAATAATGCCTGAAAATCAATCAATTGAGAGAAGACAAACGATGAAGGCTTTTGGCGCAGAAATTATCCTTACCTCTCAGGAAGGAAGTATGGAGTTAGCAAGGGATACGGCACTTGGCATGCAAAAAAAAGGAATGGGTATTGTTTTAGATCAGTTTGGTAATACCAATAATCCTAAGGCACATTATGAGGGAACAGGGCCAGAAATTTGGCGTGATACAAACAAAAAGGTGACCCACTTTATTTCAAGTATGGGCACGACAGGAACCATCGTGGGTACTTCAAAATTTTTAAAAGAAAAAAATAAGAACATTCAAATTATTGGCGTCCAACCAGAAGAGGGCGCACAAATACCAGGAATAAGGAAGTGGCCAAAAGAGTATTTACCATCAATTTTTTCAGATGATAATATCGACGAAATTGTAAACGTTTCTCAGAAAAATGCCGAAGATACTGCTAGAAATCTTGCAAAAAAAGAGGGAATTTTTTCTGGTGCATCAACAGGGGGGGCACTTTTTGTAGCATTGCAAATAGCCAAGAAAAACCCTAATTCACATATTGTTTCAATCGCCTGTGATCGGGGTGACAGATATCTTTCAACTGGAATATTTCCTAAATAA
- a CDS encoding pseudouridine synthase, which produces MRIQKALAQLGVGSRRGIEKAIQENRIEVNNAPAHVGQAVSSKDKIVFDGKLIRLSDETLLPKILLYHKPDGEIVSKSDPKNRPSVFDNLPRLKKEKWVAVGRLDFNTSGLLIFTTYGSFANRLMHPRYEIEREYSVRILGELTEIQMKQLTEGILLEDGKASLESIIFEGGEGVNHWYKVTLKEGRNREVRRLFEKLNFTVSRLIRVRFGEIRLPPHLKRGMHLELSQKDVKEVLKDHGFDLTQFITPQVTIKKRAKKNYPF; this is translated from the coding sequence ATGCGTATTCAAAAAGCATTGGCGCAACTGGGTGTTGGTTCAAGGAGGGGGATTGAAAAAGCCATTCAAGAAAATAGAATTGAAGTAAATAACGCTCCTGCGCATGTTGGTCAAGCCGTATCCTCAAAAGATAAGATAGTTTTTGATGGGAAGTTAATAAGACTGAGTGACGAAACTTTACTCCCAAAAATTCTTCTCTATCATAAACCGGATGGTGAAATTGTTTCAAAAAGTGATCCAAAAAATCGACCTAGCGTATTTGATAATCTTCCCAGGCTTAAAAAAGAGAAGTGGGTTGCTGTTGGAAGATTAGATTTTAATACTTCCGGCTTATTAATTTTTACCACATATGGCTCTTTTGCAAATCGATTAATGCATCCGAGATATGAAATAGAAAGAGAATATTCTGTAAGGATTTTGGGAGAGTTAACCGAGATTCAGATGAAACAGTTAACAGAGGGTATTCTCCTTGAGGATGGTAAAGCAAGTCTAGAATCGATAATTTTTGAGGGTGGGGAAGGGGTAAATCACTGGTATAAGGTAACCCTCAAAGAAGGTAGGAATAGAGAAGTGAGAAGGCTGTTTGAAAAACTAAATTTCACAGTCAGTCGCTTAATTAGGGTTAGATTTGGAGAGATTAGGCTACCCCCTCACCTTAAAAGGGGGATGCATTTAGAGTTGAGTCAAAAAGATGTGAAGGAGGTTTTGAAGGACCATGGCTTCGATTTAACTCAGTTCATAACACCGCAGGTTACAATCAAGAAAAGAGCAAAAAAAAATTATCCTTTTTAG
- a CDS encoding Spx/MgsR family RNA polymerase-binding regulatory protein: MLHVYGIKNCNTVKKGLRWLNDNKIAFDFFDVKKVDLTTNLINDWIKNISSPYTPENLVNKTGMTWRKLSEDQKKLPLTKENIINLIKKYPTAMKRPLITLEGKVLAIGFDENIYEEKIK, translated from the coding sequence ATGCTCCATGTCTATGGCATAAAGAATTGTAATACAGTCAAAAAGGGACTTCGATGGCTAAATGACAATAAAATTGCATTCGATTTTTTTGATGTAAAGAAAGTAGATTTAACTACCAACCTCATCAACGATTGGATTAAAAACATTAGTTCACCCTATACACCAGAGAATTTGGTCAATAAAACAGGAATGACTTGGAGAAAGCTTTCTGAGGACCAAAAAAAATTACCCCTTACAAAGGAAAATATTATTAACTTAATAAAAAAATATCCGACTGCCATGAAAAGACCGCTTATTACACTTGAAGGGAAGGTGTTAGCGATAGGTTTTGATGAAAATATTTATGAAGAAAAAATTAAATGA
- a CDS encoding disulfide bond formation protein B, with the protein MKFNLSFKATNLLAALFSFFLVVAALYIQERFQLEPCPLCITQRIIFIVAGGAFFFFSFFNPLKIIKIFHLIALLLINITGVVFSVRHILIQSKIISVPAECGLDLDYMFDSFPLSEAFELLFRGAGDCSSIDWTLFGITLPQLALLNYLLFILVAIYIYKKY; encoded by the coding sequence ATGAAATTTAATTTATCTTTCAAAGCGACTAATCTTTTAGCTGCATTATTTTCTTTTTTTCTCGTTGTTGCGGCGCTCTACATTCAGGAAAGGTTTCAATTAGAACCCTGCCCACTCTGCATTACCCAGAGAATTATATTTATTGTCGCTGGAGGCGCATTCTTTTTCTTTAGCTTCTTTAACCCTCTTAAGATAATCAAAATTTTTCATCTGATAGCGTTACTTTTGATCAACATTACGGGAGTAGTTTTTTCCGTGAGACATATTTTAATTCAGAGCAAAATAATTTCTGTCCCAGCCGAGTGTGGGTTAGATCTAGATTATATGTTCGATAGTTTTCCATTGTCAGAAGCCTTCGAATTGCTTTTCAGGGGAGCTGGTGACTGTTCTTCAATCGACTGGACGTTATTTGGTATAACCTTGCCACAATTAGCTTTACTGAACTACCTATTGTTTATCTTGGTGGCAATTTATATTTATAAAAAATATTAA